A single Anopheles funestus chromosome 2RL, idAnoFuneDA-416_04, whole genome shotgun sequence DNA region contains:
- the LOC125763272 gene encoding FHF complex subunit HOOK interacting protein 2A-like, producing MFLCRKLTEIDKMFGKLSEVLQTAADVLAPPPTALQDFDYHYRLVKNFYIADKTLPKIHINDTNIPSHLDQMLQILIREEQQLEAPSKADTVAAPADAPSSSLQMSPKPNPPPTKAECMEFVLSNRPLDVLIEFAVNDTPPGARYIVLNWVRRFLSCLKCPPLGHASIFQPVQRLVEICSGTYASPYEREEILFLETVAGLVRKDSILVNLFLKSHHHSAQMLANWKGLGVNKAPVNNPLFVSTKIEYDTRRISLVAEDGEGSSTNEAVHMGKDKSEPSDDTGGTSDPENCDCDEEDHFSLFDAIVSYLDSADSTIVVRACEGVLILASLPTLQQSCKAIRNTIVRFATMMAGRLASNCQQIPEDMDTGDIEDANVTWGLFPRDPEQPHYIGRYQLTAFLCWLDYCDCLLKESALLVPELGPRIRDEMLINYIEPALVGCYAPFMLVLTAKIIKKTQSKALLDEIANWLIGEDELMDVNNCLLTILIENGHENTDILLPTLQFVESLLDNPHEKILHGMLFFYINNRGYYDGNSQTIQSWSDEEDNRERRRGSTDDPIKSRTLAPSNILRVINHFLLLLPRQIINDAGGICYEEYMQDANRHYQTWIKKTHGFCWPVEAIWPSSGESSPLAGTSVEPTMSTCTSGLMTVVPLAPMKQPKKQRNKCTADSHASIDLQTCGDSGISEESFYEGPLLKLLFSHVKQMNTQAYELNLAVIAILSKLALFPHPYLHEILLNPEIPVAAGATTLWSVMQFLARQLLTEIPRVEGFQEKIKETGRRLLSNPPLYHKDCENGESTTGTNDSATGMPIEEEDEINDPLFESIVVLEEFCKELAAIAFVKYHHAKE from the exons ATGTTTCTCTGCCGAAAGTTGACCGAAATCGATaaaatgtttggaaaactATCAGAAGTTTTGCAAACGGCGGCCGACGTG CTTGCACCACCGCCAACCGCCCTGCAGGATTTTGACTATCACTATCGGTTGGTCAAAAATTTTTACATCGCCGATAAAACCTTACCAAAGATACACATAAACGATACCAACATTCCATCGCACCTGGACCAAATGCTGCAAATACTGATACGCGAAGAGCAACAGTTGGAAGCCCCATCGAAAGCGGACACCGTCGCTGCACCAGCCGATGCACCATCGAGCAGCTTGCAAATGTCACCGAAACCCAATCCACCACCAACAAAGGCCGAGTGTATGGAGTTCGTGTTAAGCAATCGGCCGCTCGATGTGTTGATCGAGTTTGCCGTCAACGATACACCGCCCGGTGCGCGCTATATTGTGCTGAACTGGGTTCGACGATTTCTTTCCTGCCTAAAGTGTCCTCCGCTAGGCCATGCCAGCATTTTCCAACCCGTCCAACGGCTGGTCGAGATCTGCAGCGGTACTTATGCTTCCCCGTACGAACGAGAGGAAATACTGTTTCTCGAAACGGTGGCCGGACTGGTGCGCAAGGACTCAATACTGGTCAATCTGTTCCTTAAGTCTCATCACCATTCCGCACAAATGTTGGCCAACTGGAAGGGGTTAGGCGTAAATAAGGCACCTGTGAATAATCCACTGTTTGTAAGCACAAAAATTGAATATGATACGCGACGAATTTCGCTGGTTGCGGAAGATGGTGAAGGTTCATCGACGAATGAGGCTGTGCATATGGGAAAAGACAAAAGTGAACCGTCGGATGATACCGGTGGTACAAGCGACCCCGAAAACTGTGACTGTGATGAGGAAGATCACTTTAGTCTGTTCGATGCGATAGTCAGTTATCTGGATAGTGCG GATAGCACCATAGTCGTACGAGCGTGTGAAGGTGTGCTCATACTAGCGTCCTTGCCAACGCTACAACAATCGTGCAAAGCTATCCGAAACACGATCGTACGCTTTGCTACCATGATGGCTGGCCGGCTTGCATCAAACTGTCAGCAAATTCCGGAAGACATGGACACGGGTGATATCGAAGATGCCAACGTAACGTGGGGATTGTTCCCGCGCGATCCCGAGCAACCGCACTACATTGGACGGTACCAACTGACGGCCTTCCTCTGTTGGTTAGATTATTGTGATTGTTTGCTGAAGGAAAGTGCACTACTAGTACCGGAGCTGGGGCCGCGTATACGCGATGAAATGCTGATTAACTACATCGAACCGGCTCTCGTCGGATGTTACGCTCCTTTTATGCTGGTGCTGACGGCCAAAATCATCAAGAAGACACAATCGAAAGCGTTGCTCGATG aAATTGCCAACTGGCTGATCGGTGAAGATGAACTGATGGATGTTAACAACTGCTTACTAACGATTCTGATAGAAAATGGCCACGAAAATACGGACATTCTCCTGCCGACGTTACAGTTTGTTGAG TCATTATTGGATAATCCACACGAAAAGATACTACACGGGATGCTTTTCTTCTACATTAACAACCGAGGTTATTATGACGGAAATTCGCAAACTATACAGTCGTGGTCGGACGAGGAGGATAACCGTGAAAGGCGTCGTGGCAGTACAGATGATCCGATCAAGTCTCGCACTTTGGCCCCTAGCAATATATTACGCGTCATCAATCA CTTCCTGTTGCTACTACCACGGCAAATCATTAACGATGCCGGTGGTATATGCTACGAGGAATACATGCAGGACGCAAATCGCCATTACCAAACATGGATAAAGAAAACGCACGGATTTTGCTGGCCAGTAGAAGCTATCTGGCCGAGCAGCGGTGAATCGTCACCACTTGCTGGTACCAGTGTTGAACCAACGATGTCCACGTGCACGAGCGGCCTTATGACGGTCGTTCCACTTGCCCCAATGAAACAGccaaaaaagcaacgaaacaaatgCACGGCCGACAGCCATGCGAGCATCGATCTTCAAACGTGCGGTGATAGTGGCATATCGGAGGAAAGTTTCTACGAAGGGCCGCTGCTGAAATTGTTATTCTCACACGTAAAACAGATGAACACGCAAGCGTATGAGCTAAATCTGGCCGTGATTGCGATCCTGTCCAAGCTGGCACTGTTTCCTCATCCATACTTGCATGAGATTCTGTTGAATCCGGAAATTCCAGTTGCTGCCGGTGCAACGACCCTTTGGTCGGTAATGCAATTTCTTGCCCGGCAGCTACTAACAGAGATTCCGCGTGTGGAAGGATTTCAGGAGAAGATCAAGGAAACGGGCCGAAGATTGCTTTCCAATCCACCGCTCTACCATAAAGACTGTGAAAATGGAGAATCTACCACGGGGACTAATGATTCTGCCACCGGTATGCCGATAGAAGAGGAGGACGAGATCAACGATCCATTGTTTGAGTCGATCGTTGTATTGGAAGAATTTTGCAAGGAACTAGCAGCGATCGCGTTCGTAAAGTATCATCATGCGAAGGAGTAA